In one Trichlorobacter lovleyi SZ genomic region, the following are encoded:
- a CDS encoding glycosyltransferase family 2 protein, whose product MLTISVVIPIKPGLVPQAAGRIAALGWPSGQYELLVAEGTSPSCQRNQAVQQAAGEIIYFLDDDAMVVPDALQRLARHFADPQVVVVGGPSLTPSTDTLLQHAIAAALASPLGAGGVRNRYRAVGTVRRTTERELILCNLAIRREAFLANNGLDERLYPNEENELLDRLYKAGGILLHDPGLAVERSQRTSLAAFVRQMFRYGRGRSEQTRIAGLNGLMPFVPLFFLVYLLAVPFLQSPLLRLPLAGYLLAIGLCTLRAAVKERAASYLLLLPLLFPILHISNGLGLLAGFLLPLKPQTCYNRPPVTIRHLTP is encoded by the coding sequence TTGCTGACCATCTCCGTAGTCATACCGATCAAACCTGGGCTGGTTCCGCAGGCTGCCGGACGGATAGCCGCCCTGGGCTGGCCATCCGGTCAGTATGAACTGCTGGTTGCCGAAGGAACCAGCCCGAGCTGCCAGCGTAACCAGGCGGTACAGCAGGCCGCCGGTGAAATCATCTATTTCCTTGATGATGATGCCATGGTGGTGCCGGACGCCCTGCAGAGGCTTGCGCGGCATTTTGCTGATCCACAGGTGGTTGTTGTCGGAGGGCCGTCGCTGACACCGTCAACCGATACCCTGCTGCAGCACGCCATCGCTGCAGCCCTGGCCTCGCCACTTGGGGCAGGGGGGGTGCGCAATCGCTACCGGGCGGTGGGAACGGTCCGGCGAACCACCGAGCGGGAGCTGATCCTCTGTAATCTGGCGATCCGGCGTGAGGCCTTTCTTGCCAACAACGGTCTGGATGAACGGCTCTACCCCAATGAAGAAAACGAACTGCTGGATCGTCTGTATAAGGCAGGGGGTATACTTTTACATGACCCTGGACTTGCGGTTGAGCGCAGCCAACGTACTTCTCTGGCTGCCTTTGTCCGCCAGATGTTCCGTTATGGCCGCGGCAGGTCAGAGCAGACCAGAATTGCCGGATTGAACGGTCTGATGCCGTTTGTGCCGCTGTTCTTTCTGGTGTATCTCCTGGCAGTACCGTTTCTGCAGTCGCCGCTTTTGCGGTTGCCGCTGGCAGGCTACCTGCTTGCCATAGGCCTCTGTACGCTTCGGGCAGCGGTGAAGGAACGGGCTGCATCATATTTGCTGCTTCTGCCACTCTTGTTCCCGATACTGCATATTTCGAACGGTCTCGGATTGCTGGCCGGCTTTCTGCTCCCTCTGAAACCTCAAACATGCTATAACCGTCCGCCGGTGACCATCCGTCACCTTACGCCTTGA
- the ccsB gene encoding c-type cytochrome biogenesis protein CcsB has product MLSAKLFNATTIFYMASTLLFFGYLAGRNKHVGTAASALAWIGFVVQTIAIGLRWKESYDIGLGHAPMSNLYESVVFFAWSIVLIFGIIDIKYKYRIIGAFVMPFALMGMAWAQLYLPTDINPLMPALQSNWLLYHVITCFLGYAAFAVACGVSIMYLIKAKSEEKGNEAAGGLMSQFPPTRVLDDLNYKAIMVGFPLLTLGIITGAAWANYAWGTYWSWDPKETWSLIVWFVYAAFLHARFTKGWVGKRAAWLSIIGFAATIFCYLGVNLLLSGLHSYGSMN; this is encoded by the coding sequence ATGTTGAGCGCAAAACTCTTTAACGCTACTACCATCTTCTATATGGCCTCGACCCTGCTATTTTTCGGATACCTGGCCGGCCGCAACAAACACGTTGGGACTGCAGCTTCAGCACTGGCGTGGATCGGTTTTGTTGTGCAAACAATTGCTATCGGTCTGCGCTGGAAAGAATCCTATGATATCGGCCTGGGGCATGCTCCGATGTCTAACCTGTACGAATCAGTGGTCTTTTTTGCCTGGAGCATTGTTTTGATCTTCGGCATTATCGATATCAAGTACAAGTACCGGATTATTGGTGCCTTTGTAATGCCGTTTGCCCTGATGGGGATGGCCTGGGCGCAACTCTATCTGCCCACTGATATCAACCCGCTGATGCCAGCCCTGCAGAGCAACTGGCTGCTCTACCATGTGATCACCTGCTTTCTGGGGTATGCCGCCTTTGCGGTGGCCTGCGGTGTCTCGATCATGTATCTGATCAAGGCCAAGAGCGAGGAAAAGGGGAATGAGGCGGCCGGTGGCTTGATGTCCCAGTTTCCCCCGACCCGGGTTCTGGACGACCTGAACTATAAGGCAATCATGGTCGGCTTTCCGCTCTTAACCCTGGGGATCATCACCGGTGCGGCTTGGGCCAATTATGCCTGGGGTACCTACTGGAGCTGGGATCCCAAGGAAACCTGGTCACTGATTGTCTGGTTTGTTTATGCTGCTTTCCTGCATGCCCGTTTTACCAAGGGCTGGGTCGGCAAGCGGGCTGCCTGGCTTTCTATTATCGGCTTTGCTGCCACTATTTTCTGCTACCTGGGAGTAAACCTGCTGTTGTCAGGACTGCATAGTTATGGTAGTATGAATTAA
- the resB gene encoding cytochrome c biogenesis protein ResB, which yields MSTNQRGFVQQVWDFFCSLKLTLFLLITLAITSIIGTVIPQFPNIDERYWATISAGRKALYEKLGFFDMYHSWWFLALLALFCINLIACSIKRLPHVFKFVSEPATTISETQQKIFPSKELKLEGSLDASRDKLAAFLGARFATPTITQVGNQYHLFAQKNAWCRLGVYVVHFSILVIMAGTIIGNIGGYKGFVAIVEGETINTIKARSGKDVPLGFEVKCDQFTVSFYDAPGGGGPSQMPKEFKSILTLTENGKEIPGYKHVRVVVNEPLTYKGITFYQSSYGQANDPSLFFFTVKQRESGKSEQIVLRPGSQTRLPDGRSASIVDLTDNPGEGLAAVLGVSDKGAEPKFFKVYKNNPGLDDLRGDRLIFTFTGTDARMYTGLQVNKDPGVWVVWAGCFMMCLGLCIAFFMSHKRVWIVVQHGYARIYGNASKNQPAFLTEFERLAEELQKQTI from the coding sequence GTGAGTACCAATCAACGTGGCTTTGTGCAACAGGTGTGGGATTTTTTCTGTTCTCTCAAGTTGACCCTCTTTCTGCTGATCACGCTGGCAATCACCTCAATCATCGGTACTGTCATACCGCAGTTTCCCAATATTGATGAGCGTTACTGGGCAACCATCAGCGCGGGCCGCAAGGCGCTGTACGAGAAACTCGGTTTCTTTGATATGTACCATTCCTGGTGGTTTCTGGCCTTGCTGGCACTGTTCTGTATCAACCTGATCGCCTGCTCGATCAAGCGTCTGCCCCATGTCTTCAAGTTCGTCAGCGAACCGGCAACAACCATCTCCGAAACGCAACAAAAAATATTTCCCAGCAAAGAGCTGAAGCTTGAGGGCTCACTGGATGCCTCAAGAGACAAACTTGCTGCCTTCCTCGGCGCCCGCTTTGCCACGCCCACGATCACCCAGGTCGGAAACCAGTATCATCTTTTTGCTCAGAAAAATGCCTGGTGCCGGCTGGGGGTCTATGTTGTGCACTTCAGCATCCTGGTGATCATGGCCGGAACCATTATCGGTAATATTGGCGGGTACAAAGGGTTTGTAGCCATTGTCGAAGGTGAAACCATCAACACGATCAAGGCCCGCAGCGGTAAGGATGTGCCACTGGGCTTCGAGGTCAAGTGTGATCAGTTTACGGTCTCTTTCTACGACGCGCCGGGCGGTGGCGGACCAAGCCAGATGCCGAAGGAGTTCAAGAGTATTCTGACCCTGACTGAAAACGGTAAAGAAATCCCCGGCTACAAGCATGTCCGCGTTGTGGTCAATGAACCGCTGACATACAAAGGTATCACCTTCTATCAATCCAGCTATGGCCAGGCCAACGATCCCAGCCTGTTCTTCTTTACGGTGAAACAGCGTGAGAGCGGCAAGAGCGAACAGATTGTCCTGCGCCCGGGCAGCCAGACACGCCTGCCGGATGGACGTTCTGCTTCAATTGTTGATCTGACCGACAATCCGGGCGAGGGGCTGGCGGCAGTACTGGGGGTAAGTGATAAGGGGGCGGAACCGAAGTTTTTCAAGGTGTATAAAAACAATCCCGGGCTGGATGATCTCCGCGGAGACCGTCTGATCTTTACCTTTACCGGTACTGATGCCCGGATGTATACCGGCCTGCAGGTGAATAAAGACCCCGGTGTCTGGGTCGTTTGGGCCGGCTGTTTTATGATGTGCCTGGGTCTCTGTATTGCCTTTTTCATGTCCCACAAGCGGGTCTGGATTGTGGTGCAGCACGGCTATGCGCGGATCTACGGCAATGCCAGCAAAAATCAGCCGGCATTTCTGACGGAGTTTGAGCGGTTGGCTGAAGAACTCCAGAAACAGACTATCTGA
- a CDS encoding cytochrome c3 family protein: MKRTIIALFALVAFSGTAFAADSYEYKGGAMGKVAFPHKAHMKLGCAKCHEGAPKKIEMNKDVAHNKLCVKCHKAEKKGPQGCKDCHKK; this comes from the coding sequence ATGAAAAGAACTATTATTGCACTGTTTGCCCTGGTCGCTTTCTCTGGCACCGCATTTGCTGCCGACAGCTACGAGTACAAAGGCGGCGCCATGGGTAAGGTTGCTTTTCCCCACAAGGCTCACATGAAGCTGGGCTGTGCCAAGTGCCATGAAGGCGCTCCCAAGAAGATTGAAATGAACAAGGATGTTGCTCACAACAAGCTCTGCGTCAAGTGCCACAAAGCTGAGAAAAAAGGTCCTCAAGGCTGCAAGGATTGCCACAAGAAGTAA
- the purD gene encoding phosphoribosylamine--glycine ligase, which produces MKILVIGGGGREHALVWKIAQSPLVTQIYCAPGNPGTASLATNLPIKVEEIDKLLGFAKSEGIDLAVVGPELPLSLGIVDLFREYGVRIFGPSRAAARIEASKAFSKDLMHKYNIPTAAYGVFTEIPAAEAFIRKTGAPIVVKADGLAAGKGVIIAQTEAEAIEAVQDMLSGNAFGDAGSRVVVEEFLTGEEASFLAITDGRFVIPLASAQDHKAIFDGDQGPNTGGMGAYSPAPVVTAEVHQKAMEQVVQRAVDGMAAEGCAYQGIVYAGLMVKDGEVKTLEFNARFGDPECQPLLMRMKSDLVPLLLAVAEGDLSGHSIEWHDQAAICVVMAAEGYPGDYPKGDSITGIEAAEQLTDVTVFHAGTAEKDGRIVTAGGRVLGVTALGNTVAAAIERAYQGVEKISWRGVQFRRDIGKKALGRI; this is translated from the coding sequence ATGAAAATTCTAGTAATCGGCGGCGGTGGCCGCGAACATGCTCTGGTCTGGAAGATTGCCCAATCGCCCTTGGTGACGCAGATTTACTGTGCTCCCGGTAATCCGGGGACTGCCAGTCTTGCTACCAACCTGCCGATCAAGGTGGAAGAGATCGACAAGCTGTTGGGCTTTGCCAAATCAGAAGGGATCGATCTGGCGGTGGTGGGGCCGGAGCTGCCGCTGTCGCTGGGGATTGTGGACCTGTTCCGTGAGTACGGGGTCAGAATCTTCGGGCCCAGCCGGGCGGCGGCGCGGATTGAGGCCAGTAAGGCCTTTTCCAAGGATCTGATGCATAAATACAATATCCCTACGGCAGCCTATGGTGTCTTTACCGAGATTCCTGCTGCCGAGGCCTTTATTCGCAAGACCGGGGCACCGATTGTGGTCAAGGCCGATGGGCTGGCCGCAGGCAAAGGTGTGATCATAGCCCAGACCGAGGCTGAGGCGATTGAAGCGGTGCAGGATATGCTTTCCGGTAACGCCTTTGGCGATGCCGGGTCGCGAGTGGTTGTTGAGGAGTTTTTGACCGGTGAAGAGGCTTCCTTTCTGGCCATTACCGATGGAAGGTTTGTTATCCCATTGGCCTCGGCCCAGGACCACAAGGCAATCTTCGATGGCGACCAGGGGCCTAATACCGGCGGCATGGGGGCCTACTCACCAGCTCCGGTGGTGACTGCCGAGGTGCATCAAAAGGCGATGGAGCAGGTGGTGCAGCGGGCGGTTGACGGTATGGCTGCGGAAGGCTGCGCTTACCAGGGGATTGTCTATGCCGGTCTGATGGTCAAGGACGGTGAGGTTAAAACCCTGGAGTTCAATGCCCGTTTTGGCGATCCGGAATGTCAGCCACTTTTGATGCGGATGAAATCCGATCTGGTGCCGCTCTTGCTGGCAGTGGCTGAAGGCGATCTGTCCGGCCATAGCATTGAGTGGCATGATCAGGCAGCAATTTGTGTGGTCATGGCAGCGGAAGGGTACCCCGGTGATTACCCGAAAGGGGATAGTATTACCGGAATTGAGGCAGCCGAGCAGTTGACTGACGTGACGGTCTTTCATGCTGGAACTGCCGAAAAGGATGGCCGGATCGTGACGGCCGGTGGGCGGGTGCTGGGGGTGACGGCCCTGGGGAACACCGTTGCTGCTGCGATTGAGCGGGCCTATCAGGGGGTTGAGAAGATTTCCTGGCGCGGGGTACAGTTTCGTCGCGATATCGGTAAAAAAGCACTTGGAAGGATCTAG
- the purH gene encoding bifunctional phosphoribosylaminoimidazolecarboxamide formyltransferase/IMP cyclohydrolase: MAKITRALISVSDKTGIVELSKALAGYGVEILSTGGTAKLLRESGLTVKDVSEFTGFPEMLDGRVKTLHPKVHGGLLGIRANAEHQAKMKEHGIEPIDMVVVNLYPFEATVAKPDCTLEDAIENIDIGGPTMLRSAAKNNHDVTVLVDAADYAAVLEEMAANGGAVSAKTNFRLAVKVYQHTAAYDGAISNWLGARLGENTDEYPETFTIQVKKAQDLRYGENPHQSAAFYVERGITEPCVSNAVQLQGKELSFNNIIDLDAAIETVKEFTDKPAAVIIKHTNPCGVALGDSPISAYLKARECDPVSAFGGIVGFNRIVDAAAARELTSTFLEAVIAPGYDEEALAIFTAKKNVRVMQVPLLAGHLQTGYDLKRVVGGLLLQGRDLGMVAATDCKVMSERQPTAQELAALDFAWRVCKHVKSNAIVFTNADQTVGIGAGQMSRVDSSKIAVQKALLPIKGTVLASDAFFPFRDGVDAAAEAGVTAIIQPGGSVRDEEVIQAANEHGMAMVFTNMRHFRH, encoded by the coding sequence ATGGCCAAAATTACACGGGCGCTGATCAGTGTCTCCGACAAGACCGGTATTGTAGAACTTTCCAAGGCTCTGGCTGGATATGGTGTGGAAATTCTTTCCACTGGCGGGACCGCCAAGCTGCTGCGTGAATCCGGCCTGACGGTAAAGGATGTGTCCGAGTTTACCGGATTCCCGGAGATGTTGGATGGCCGGGTCAAGACTCTGCATCCCAAGGTACATGGCGGTCTGCTGGGTATCCGTGCCAATGCAGAGCATCAGGCCAAGATGAAAGAGCACGGTATTGAACCGATCGACATGGTGGTGGTTAATCTCTACCCCTTTGAGGCCACGGTGGCCAAACCGGACTGCACCCTTGAGGATGCCATTGAGAACATTGATATCGGTGGCCCCACCATGCTGCGTTCTGCTGCCAAGAATAATCATGACGTGACGGTGCTGGTGGATGCTGCTGATTACGCAGCGGTCCTGGAGGAGATGGCTGCTAATGGCGGTGCTGTCTCGGCCAAAACCAACTTTCGTCTGGCCGTAAAGGTCTATCAACACACCGCTGCCTACGATGGTGCCATTTCCAACTGGCTGGGGGCGCGGTTGGGGGAGAACACTGACGAATACCCTGAGACCTTTACGATTCAGGTTAAGAAGGCCCAGGATCTGCGTTACGGCGAGAACCCCCACCAGTCGGCCGCCTTCTATGTGGAGCGGGGCATTACCGAGCCCTGCGTCTCCAATGCGGTCCAGTTGCAGGGTAAAGAGCTGTCCTTTAATAACATTATCGACCTGGATGCTGCCATTGAGACGGTCAAGGAGTTTACCGACAAGCCGGCAGCCGTTATCATCAAGCATACCAATCCCTGCGGCGTTGCACTGGGGGATTCTCCCATCTCCGCCTATCTCAAGGCCCGTGAGTGCGACCCGGTCTCCGCCTTTGGCGGTATCGTAGGTTTTAACCGTATTGTTGATGCTGCAGCTGCCCGTGAGTTGACCTCGACCTTTCTGGAGGCGGTGATCGCCCCTGGCTATGATGAAGAGGCTTTGGCGATCTTTACCGCCAAGAAGAATGTGCGGGTGATGCAGGTGCCGTTGCTGGCCGGACATCTCCAGACCGGTTATGATCTGAAGCGGGTCGTGGGCGGGCTGCTGCTGCAGGGACGTGACCTGGGTATGGTTGCGGCCACTGACTGCAAGGTGATGTCTGAACGTCAGCCAACCGCCCAGGAACTGGCTGCGCTGGATTTTGCCTGGCGGGTTTGCAAACATGTCAAGTCAAACGCCATTGTCTTTACCAATGCCGATCAGACCGTCGGAATCGGTGCCGGCCAGATGTCACGGGTAGATTCCTCCAAGATCGCCGTTCAAAAGGCGTTGCTGCCGATCAAGGGGACGGTATTGGCATCCGACGCCTTCTTCCCGTTCCGCGATGGCGTGGATGCCGCTGCCGAGGCTGGTGTCACGGCGATCATCCAGCCGGGCGGTTCAGTGCGGGATGAAGAGGTGATTCAGGCCGCCAATGAGCATGGCATGGCGATGGTCTTTACCAATATGCGCCATTTCAGGCACTAG
- the selD gene encoding selenide, water dikinase SelD, with product MTNKKIKLTQTVKAAGUAAKLGPEGLADALAGLNRPADPRLIVGPETSDDGGVYCLTPEIALIESCDVITPPADAPRAFGRIAAANALSDIYAMGGRPLTAMNLAFFPACSLQPEVLGEVLAGGQDALNEAGCCLVGGHTVEDDELKYGLSVTGTVHPEQVLRNSTARPGDCLLLTKPLGSGILSTAVKGEMATVEQEAEAVAWMSLLNRAAAELMLRYTPSACTDITGFGLIGHSCEMALGSGVTIRLYLDAVPLMQGVTDQVADGMVPAGCYRNRSYYLSRIDAGDCDPERLLPLFDPQTSGGLLIALQPGAAALFQAEAAENSIFCVLIGDVLPRAELPVIVV from the coding sequence ATGACCAACAAGAAAATCAAACTGACGCAAACCGTCAAAGCTGCCGGCTGAGCGGCCAAGCTGGGCCCGGAGGGCCTTGCCGACGCGTTGGCGGGACTCAATCGTCCTGCTGACCCCAGATTGATCGTGGGACCGGAAACGTCCGATGATGGGGGAGTCTATTGCCTGACACCGGAGATCGCGCTGATTGAAAGCTGTGATGTGATTACCCCTCCTGCCGATGCCCCCCGGGCCTTCGGCAGGATTGCTGCTGCCAATGCACTCTCTGATATCTACGCCATGGGCGGGAGACCGTTAACCGCCATGAATCTTGCCTTTTTCCCCGCCTGCAGCCTGCAGCCGGAGGTTCTGGGTGAGGTGCTGGCCGGAGGTCAGGATGCCCTCAATGAAGCTGGTTGCTGTCTGGTGGGGGGGCACACGGTTGAGGATGACGAGTTGAAGTACGGGTTATCGGTGACCGGCACCGTGCATCCCGAGCAGGTGCTGCGCAACAGCACGGCCCGCCCCGGTGACTGCCTGCTGTTGACCAAGCCGCTGGGCAGCGGCATTCTGTCCACGGCAGTCAAGGGGGAGATGGCAACCGTTGAGCAGGAGGCAGAGGCGGTAGCCTGGATGTCACTCTTGAACCGTGCTGCTGCTGAATTGATGCTGCGCTATACGCCATCTGCCTGCACCGACATAACCGGTTTTGGCCTGATCGGCCATAGCTGCGAAATGGCCCTGGGGTCAGGGGTAACCATCCGTCTGTATCTTGATGCAGTTCCCCTGATGCAGGGCGTCACCGATCAGGTCGCCGACGGTATGGTGCCTGCCGGCTGTTACCGGAACCGCAGCTACTATCTTTCCCGGATTGATGCGGGTGATTGTGACCCTGAACGTTTGCTGCCGTTGTTTGACCCCCAGACCTCCGGTGGGCTGTTGATTGCCCTGCAGCCCGGTGCAGCAGCGTTGTTTCAGGCGGAAGCTGCTGAAAACAGCATTTTTTGTGTGCTGATAGGTGATGTGTTGCCCCGTGCGGAGTTGCCGGTGATCGTCGTTTAA
- the alr gene encoding alanine racemase encodes MFDSRPTFAEIDLGALRENYSVVRSSVPSRSAVLAVVKADAYGHGFLEVSKELERQGVDAFGVAFLAEAIQLRKAGIDKPVLLLGGIYPGQERKCVGYGISSAVFSLEQLKALDLAAGKLYRKALVHLKVDTGMGRLGIPYDQVPALLNALKLLPNIYLEGVISHFASADELDESGQYFTRLQGERFGWAVEQIRKAGFSPRYIHIANSAGALLNDYPFCNLVRPGIALYGALPSPDFQGRLSLRPVMRLKSKIAMLKWVEPATTISYGRRFTAEQRTLIASVPVGYADGYPRALTNKGQVLVRGERAQVSGTVCMDWLMLDVTHIPGVAVGDDVTLIGEDRKGNTVFAEEVAHWAGTIPYELLCGISKRVPRVYLGAGK; translated from the coding sequence ATGTTTGACAGTCGCCCAACCTTTGCAGAGATAGATCTTGGTGCCCTGCGGGAAAACTATTCGGTTGTCCGCTCCTCGGTGCCGTCACGGTCAGCCGTGCTGGCAGTGGTCAAGGCCGATGCCTATGGTCATGGCTTTCTTGAAGTAAGCAAGGAGCTGGAACGCCAGGGGGTAGACGCCTTTGGGGTGGCCTTTCTGGCCGAAGCGATCCAGCTTCGCAAAGCCGGTATTGATAAACCGGTTCTGTTGCTGGGAGGCATCTACCCGGGGCAGGAACGTAAATGTGTCGGATACGGTATCTCTTCTGCCGTATTTTCCCTTGAACAGCTGAAGGCGCTTGATCTGGCTGCGGGTAAACTCTATCGCAAAGCCCTGGTGCATCTGAAGGTGGACACCGGTATGGGACGTCTGGGGATCCCCTATGACCAGGTACCTGCCCTGCTGAATGCCCTTAAGCTGCTGCCCAATATCTATCTGGAAGGGGTGATCTCCCACTTTGCTTCTGCCGACGAGCTGGATGAATCGGGCCAGTACTTTACCCGGCTGCAGGGAGAGCGCTTTGGCTGGGCGGTCGAGCAGATCCGCAAGGCCGGTTTTTCGCCACGCTATATCCATATCGCCAACAGCGCCGGGGCACTGCTCAATGACTATCCCTTCTGTAATCTGGTCCGTCCCGGTATAGCGCTGTACGGAGCGTTGCCTTCACCCGATTTTCAGGGAAGGCTTTCTCTGCGTCCGGTGATGCGGCTGAAAAGCAAGATCGCCATGCTGAAATGGGTCGAGCCTGCCACTACCATCAGCTATGGCCGCCGCTTTACGGCTGAACAGCGCACCCTGATTGCCAGTGTGCCGGTGGGCTATGCCGATGGCTATCCCCGCGCCCTGACCAACAAGGGGCAGGTGCTGGTCAGGGGGGAGCGGGCGCAGGTTTCCGGTACGGTCTGCATGGATTGGCTGATGCTGGATGTTACCCATATCCCCGGTGTGGCTGTGGGTGATGATGTTACCCTGATCGGGGAGGATCGGAAAGGCAATACCGTCTTTGCGGAAGAAGTGGCCCATTGGGCCGGTACGATTCCGTATGAGCTGCTGTGCGGTATCAGTAAGCGGGTGCCGCGGGTATATCTTGGAGCGGGAAAATAG